The following proteins come from a genomic window of Anaerobutyricum hallii:
- the mfd gene encoding transcription-repair coupling factor, whose translation MKTLSNPLLKFDTYIDMKTAMEKKAYPIVLNGCVDSQKAHFIPNLGEDFPCRIVLTYKEDKAKELYQDLRFFDSNTVLYPSRDVLFYSADVHSNHIERQRMDILKKLMAGEPLTIVACLDVLMEKMIPLEDFKEHCLTIDFESIIDTDALKLKLSELGYENSGLVESPGQFGIRGGIIDIFPLTEDLPVRIELWGDEVDSLRSFDTETQRSVEKLEKVQIYPATEMILSRHKIGDAVRRMKEEYKKQEEIFKKQKRLTEKERLRKMTIRIEEELLSFGTAEGSEALLSYFYEKTVSLLEYLPENTLFFLDEPHRILEKGKTYEEEFFLCMQSRLEGGYVLPGQADLLFGYEEILSKVMAKPLILLSSVIQDYAFYKPKTICDIEVKSIFSYNNSFDQLIKDLEHWKKENYRILLLSSSTTRAKRLAENIKDYGLLAYFAADFNRMIEPGEIMVASGRLENGFEYPAIRFVVLSEKDIFKERKVKKKKKKSQYSGQKINSLSEISVGDYVVHERYGLGIYRGMEKIEADGITKDYINIEYKDASNLFIPASQLELIQKYSSLSARKPKLNKLGGTEWEKTKSRVRSQVQIAAQDLVKLYAERQAKEGYSYGKDTVWQKEFEELFPYEETEDQLNAIEDTKRDMESHRIMDRLICGDVGYGKTEVAIRAAFKAVMDSKQVVYLVPTTILAQQHYNSFKERMEHYPIEIAMLSRFCTPKEQKRILDGLKNGSIDIVIGTHKVLSKSIKYKNLGLLIIDEEQRFGVKQKEKIKQLKKDVDVLALSATPIPRTLHMSLAGIRDMSVLEVPPIDRRAIQTYVMEYNEELVREAIERELGRGGQVYYVYNRVNNIDEVAAQLQKLLPDATVEYAHGQMGERQLESIMTGFINKEIDVLVSTTIIETGLDIPNVNTMIIQDAQLFGLSQLYQLRGRVGRSNRTAYAFLMYRRNSVLKEEAEKRLKAIREFTDLGSGFKIAMRDLEIRGAGNLLGAEQSGHMESVGYDLYCKMLNEAVLTMKGEQQEVDTFTTSIDLSINAYIPETYIKSEAEKLSWYKRIAAIETEEEYEDMIEELTDRYGDPPKPLLSLMDVALLREEAHQAWLLSIEQKGSKILFTMNPRAKVRVEEIDDFLKQYRNKMKIKPEANPVFVFESEGTLKKELLAKVREIIKNIHKLEK comes from the coding sequence ATGAAAACTTTATCTAACCCTCTTTTAAAATTTGATACTTATATTGATATGAAAACGGCAATGGAAAAGAAGGCTTATCCCATCGTCCTGAATGGTTGTGTAGATTCTCAAAAAGCACACTTTATTCCAAACCTTGGAGAAGACTTCCCATGCCGGATTGTATTGACTTATAAAGAAGATAAGGCGAAAGAACTGTATCAGGATTTACGTTTTTTTGATTCTAATACCGTTCTATATCCTTCAAGAGATGTACTGTTTTATAGCGCGGATGTACACAGTAATCATATCGAGAGGCAGCGAATGGATATCTTAAAGAAGCTTATGGCGGGAGAGCCGCTGACGATCGTTGCCTGTCTAGATGTTCTTATGGAGAAAATGATTCCCCTTGAGGACTTTAAGGAACACTGTCTTACGATTGATTTTGAATCGATCATTGATACAGATGCACTTAAATTAAAACTTTCAGAGCTTGGCTATGAGAACAGTGGTCTGGTGGAATCACCCGGACAGTTCGGTATTCGGGGTGGGATTATTGACATTTTCCCACTTACAGAAGATCTGCCGGTACGAATAGAACTGTGGGGAGATGAAGTGGATTCGCTCCGTTCTTTTGATACAGAAACGCAGAGAAGTGTAGAAAAGCTAGAAAAAGTTCAAATATATCCAGCAACAGAAATGATTCTTTCAAGGCATAAGATTGGCGATGCAGTCCGTCGTATGAAGGAAGAATATAAGAAACAGGAAGAAATATTTAAAAAGCAGAAGCGCCTTACAGAAAAAGAGCGTCTCCGCAAGATGACGATACGAATAGAAGAAGAACTTCTTTCTTTTGGAACAGCAGAAGGAAGCGAAGCCCTGTTATCTTATTTTTATGAGAAAACAGTATCCCTGCTTGAATATTTACCGGAAAATACATTATTTTTTCTGGACGAACCGCATCGTATTCTAGAAAAAGGAAAGACATATGAAGAAGAATTTTTCCTCTGTATGCAAAGCCGTTTAGAAGGTGGATATGTTCTGCCGGGACAGGCAGATCTGCTGTTTGGCTATGAAGAGATTTTATCAAAAGTGATGGCGAAGCCACTTATTTTACTAAGTTCCGTCATTCAGGATTATGCCTTTTATAAACCAAAAACAATCTGCGATATCGAAGTAAAATCTATTTTTTCATATAACAATAGCTTTGACCAGTTAATAAAAGATTTAGAACACTGGAAAAAGGAAAATTATCGTATCCTTCTCCTTTCCTCCTCAACAACAAGAGCAAAACGTCTTGCAGAAAACATCAAAGATTACGGACTCCTTGCGTATTTTGCTGCAGATTTTAACCGGATGATCGAGCCGGGTGAGATTATGGTCGCAAGCGGCCGCCTTGAAAACGGATTTGAATATCCGGCAATCCGGTTTGTTGTTTTATCAGAGAAAGACATTTTTAAAGAAAGAAAAGTAAAAAAGAAAAAGAAAAAAAGCCAGTACAGCGGGCAGAAAATCAATTCTCTTTCTGAAATTTCCGTAGGAGATTACGTTGTTCATGAAAGATATGGACTTGGTATTTACCGCGGAATGGAAAAAATAGAAGCCGACGGAATTACGAAGGATTACATTAATATTGAATACAAAGATGCCAGCAACCTTTTTATCCCCGCTTCCCAGCTTGAACTGATCCAGAAGTACTCCAGTCTGAGTGCGAGAAAGCCAAAACTCAATAAGTTAGGCGGTACCGAATGGGAAAAAACAAAGAGCAGAGTACGCTCACAGGTACAGATTGCTGCCCAGGATTTAGTGAAGCTCTATGCAGAAAGGCAGGCAAAAGAAGGGTATTCTTACGGGAAAGATACCGTCTGGCAAAAAGAATTTGAAGAATTATTTCCATATGAGGAAACAGAAGATCAGTTAAATGCAATCGAAGATACAAAGCGGGACATGGAGAGCCACCGCATAATGGACCGCCTGATCTGCGGAGATGTTGGTTACGGCAAGACCGAAGTTGCCATACGTGCGGCATTCAAAGCAGTCATGGACAGCAAACAAGTCGTTTATCTTGTCCCGACAACTATTTTAGCACAGCAGCATTATAATTCATTTAAGGAAAGAATGGAACATTACCCAATCGAGATCGCCATGCTTTCCCGCTTCTGTACGCCAAAAGAACAGAAACGTATTTTAGACGGCCTGAAAAATGGAAGCATTGATATTGTGATCGGTACACATAAAGTTCTCTCAAAAAGCATCAAATATAAAAATCTTGGTCTTCTCATCATCGATGAAGAACAACGTTTTGGTGTAAAACAAAAAGAAAAAATCAAACAATTAAAAAAAGACGTAGATGTACTGGCATTATCTGCAACCCCGATTCCAAGAACCCTGCATATGAGCCTTGCCGGAATCCGCGACATGAGCGTCCTTGAAGTCCCCCCGATAGACCGCCGGGCCATTCAGACCTATGTCATGGAATATAATGAAGAACTTGTTCGAGAGGCAATCGAGAGAGAGCTTGGCAGAGGCGGACAGGTATACTATGTATACAATCGAGTCAACAACATAGATGAAGTCGCAGCGCAGCTACAAAAGCTGCTTCCCGATGCAACCGTAGAATACGCACATGGACAGATGGGAGAACGTCAGTTAGAAAGTATTATGACCGGCTTTATCAACAAAGAAATCGATGTACTAGTATCGACAACAATTATTGAAACTGGACTAGATATCCCAAACGTCAACACAATGATCATTCAGGATGCCCAGTTATTCGGCCTCTCGCAGCTTTACCAGTTAAGAGGTCGTGTCGGTCGTTCCAACCGAACCGCCTACGCCTTCCTAATGTATCGAAGGAACTCCGTTTTAAAAGAAGAAGCAGAAAAACGCTTAAAAGCCATTCGTGAATTCACCGACTTAGGAAGCGGCTTCAAAATTGCCATGCGCGACCTTGAAATCCGCGGCGCCGGAAACCTTCTTGGCGCAGAACAATCCGGTCATATGGAATCTGTAGGATACGACCTCTACTGCAAAATGTTAAACGAAGCCGTCTTAACAATGAAAGGCGAACAACAAGAAGTCGATACCTTTACCACATCCATTGATCTGTCCATCAACGCCTATATACCGGAAACTTACATCAAAAGCGAAGCAGAAAAACTTTCCTGGTATAAACGAATCGCAGCCATTGAAACAGAAGAAGAATATGAGGATATGATCGAAGAACTGACCGATCGCTACGGAGACCCGCCAAAACCACTCCTCAGCCTTATGGACGTAGCACTCCTTCGAGAAGAAGCACATCAGGCATGGCTCCTTTCCATCGAACAAAAAGGAAGCAAGATTCTCTTCACCATGAACCCACGCGCCAAAGTCCGCGTAGAAGAAATCGATGACTTCCTCAAGCAGTATCGCAATAAAATGAAAATAAAACCAGAAGCTAACCCGGTATTCGTATTTGAATCCGAAGGAACACTCAAAAAAGAATTACTTGCAAAAGTACGGGAAATTATAAAAAATATTCATAAGCTAGAAAAATAG
- the pth gene encoding aminoacyl-tRNA hydrolase, with product MKVIVGLGNPTDQYKGTRHNVGYMAIDRIAEANRINMNQHKFKAMVGSGFIGGSKVLLVKPLTYMNLSGESLRPIMDFYKLDLSDILVIYDDISLEPGMLRLRTKGSAGGHNGMKSIIKHLGGDTFPRIRVGIGGEKHPGQDLADYVLGHFKDDEKELLAESLDKAEKAAELFAQDEFAEAMNKYSVGKKKRKTLE from the coding sequence ATGAAAGTAATTGTAGGATTAGGGAATCCAACAGATCAGTATAAAGGAACAAGACATAATGTAGGATACATGGCAATCGACCGTATCGCAGAGGCAAACAGAATCAATATGAATCAGCATAAGTTCAAAGCAATGGTAGGGAGTGGCTTCATTGGCGGCAGTAAAGTACTTCTTGTAAAACCGTTAACGTATATGAATTTAAGCGGAGAAAGTCTTCGTCCGATCATGGATTTTTATAAGCTGGATTTAAGCGATATCCTTGTAATTTATGACGATATCAGTTTAGAACCCGGCATGCTCCGCCTGCGCACGAAGGGAAGTGCCGGTGGGCATAATGGAATGAAGAGTATTATCAAACATTTAGGTGGAGACACTTTTCCACGAATTCGTGTCGGTATTGGCGGGGAAAAACATCCGGGACAGGATCTTGCAGACTATGTACTGGGACATTTTAAAGACGATGAAAAAGAATTACTCGCAGAGTCTTTAGACAAGGCAGAAAAAGCAGCAGAACTGTTTGCTCAGGACGAATTTGCAGAAGCAATGAATAAATACAGTGTAGGAAAGAAGAAGAGAAAAACTTTGGAATAG
- the spoVG gene encoding septation regulator SpoVG: MQITDIRIRKIAKEGKMKAVVSVTFDNAFVVHDIKVIDGEKGLFIAMPSRKASDGEYRDIAHPINSDTRDIIQKSILQEYEAIMASGEEETVGEAEVAL, translated from the coding sequence ATGCAGATTACCGATATAAGAATCAGAAAAATAGCAAAAGAAGGAAAGATGAAAGCGGTCGTATCCGTAACTTTTGATAATGCATTTGTTGTGCACGATATCAAAGTAATTGACGGAGAAAAAGGTTTATTTATCGCAATGCCAAGCCGCAAAGCATCCGATGGCGAGTATCGTGATATCGCACATCCGATTAACTCTGATACTCGTGACATCATCCAGAAAAGTATTCTTCAGGAATACGAAGCAATCATGGCCTCGGGGGAAGAGGAAACAGTCGGAGAAGCAGAGGTAGCGTTATAA
- the glgD gene encoding glucose-1-phosphate adenylyltransferase subunit GlgD: protein MKSIGIILAGGNNNRIGRLSDKRAIAALPVAGSYRAIDFTLSNMSNSRVSKVAVLPQFNARSLNEHLSSSKWWDFGRKQGGLYVFTPTVTKNNNSWYQGTADALYQNIDFLKKSHEPYVIIATGDGVYKMDYGKVIEAHIAKNADITVVYTTLKDTDDDLTRFGVLKLDENERIVEFEEKPLVASSNNVSIGVYVIRRRHLIEILERCAREDRHDFVQDVLVRYRNVRKIYGYKLDTYWRNIATVDSYFKTNMDFLKKDVRDYFFKQYPDVYSKVDDLPPAKYNTGAEVKNSIISSGCIVNGKVENSIIFKDVYIGNNCTIKNSIILNDVYIGDDSYIENCIVESRDTLRPGTNYVGTDDEVKIVIEKNVRYIL, encoded by the coding sequence ATGAAGTCTATAGGTATTATTTTAGCAGGTGGTAATAATAACAGAATTGGAAGATTATCCGATAAACGTGCGATTGCAGCCCTGCCAGTAGCAGGAAGCTATCGTGCAATCGATTTTACATTAAGTAATATGAGTAATTCCCGCGTATCTAAAGTAGCGGTATTACCTCAGTTTAATGCTCGTTCCTTAAACGAACATTTAAGTTCAAGTAAATGGTGGGATTTCGGAAGAAAGCAGGGAGGACTTTATGTTTTTACTCCTACTGTTACAAAGAACAATAACTCATGGTATCAGGGAACAGCAGATGCTCTTTATCAGAACATTGATTTCCTTAAGAAGAGCCATGAACCTTATGTAATCATCGCAACAGGTGATGGTGTATATAAGATGGATTACGGCAAGGTTATTGAAGCTCATATCGCTAAGAATGCAGATATCACGGTAGTTTACACAACATTAAAAGATACAGATGATGATTTAACACGTTTTGGTGTTCTTAAGTTAGATGAGAACGAAAGAATCGTAGAATTTGAAGAGAAGCCACTCGTTGCTTCCTCTAATAACGTATCTATCGGTGTTTATGTAATCAGAAGACGCCATTTAATTGAGATTCTTGAGCGTTGTGCAAGAGAAGACAGACACGACTTTGTACAGGATGTACTCGTTCGTTACAGAAATGTTCGTAAGATTTACGGTTACAAACTCGATACATACTGGAGAAATATTGCAACAGTAGATTCCTATTTTAAGACAAACATGGACTTCCTGAAGAAAGACGTAAGAGATTACTTCTTCAAACAGTATCCAGACGTATACTCTAAAGTAGATGACCTTCCGCCAGCAAAATACAATACAGGAGCAGAAGTAAAGAACAGTATTATTTCCTCTGGATGTATTGTTAACGGTAAGGTTGAAAACTCTATTATCTTTAAAGATGTATATATTGGAAACAACTGTACTATCAAGAACTCCATCATTTTGAATGATGTATATATTGGAGATGACTCCTATATTGAGAACTGTATCGTAGAGAGCAGAGATACTCTTCGTCCAGGAACGAACTACGTCGGAACCGATGATGAAGTTAAGATAGTAATTGAGAAGAATGTACGGTACATTCTGTAA
- a CDS encoding glucose-1-phosphate adenylyltransferase has translation MIKKEMIAMLLAGGQGSRLGVLTSKLAKPAVAFGGKYKIIDFPLSNCINSGIDTVGVLTQYQPLRLNQHIGIGIPWDLDRNIGGVSILPPYEKSQNTDWYTGTANAIYQNMEFMEYYHPDYVIILGGDHIYKMDYELMLEFHKKNNAQITLATYEVPWEDASRFGLVITDENNQILEFEEKPANPRSNKASMGIYIFNWEVLKEALETLSEQPGCDFGMHVIPYCHQRGDKIMAYNYQGYWKDVGTLSAYWEANMELIDIIPEFNLYEEFWRIYTKTDVIPPQYFSADSKVNACIVGDGTEVYGEISNSVIGAGVVIEEGAVVTNSIIMNNTVIKKGAKIEKSIIAESVEVGENAELGVFEEAENKYKPKVYSGGLVTIGEGSVIPANVKIGKNVAIVGKTTAEDYPDGILASGESIIR, from the coding sequence ATGATAAAAAAAGAAATGATAGCAATGCTCTTAGCTGGTGGACAAGGAAGCCGTCTTGGCGTACTAACCTCAAAATTAGCGAAACCGGCAGTAGCATTCGGCGGAAAGTACAAAATCATTGATTTTCCGTTAAGTAACTGTATTAACTCTGGAATCGACACAGTAGGTGTTCTTACTCAGTATCAGCCACTGAGACTGAATCAGCACATTGGTATCGGTATTCCTTGGGATTTGGATCGTAATATAGGTGGTGTTTCCATTCTGCCTCCATACGAGAAGAGCCAGAATACTGACTGGTACACAGGAACAGCGAACGCGATTTATCAGAACATGGAATTCATGGAGTATTATCATCCAGATTATGTAATTATTCTTGGTGGTGACCATATTTATAAGATGGACTATGAACTGATGCTTGAGTTCCATAAGAAGAACAACGCCCAGATCACACTGGCTACATATGAAGTACCATGGGAAGATGCCAGCCGTTTTGGTCTGGTAATTACAGATGAGAATAATCAGATTCTCGAATTCGAAGAGAAACCAGCGAACCCAAGAAGTAATAAAGCATCCATGGGTATTTACATCTTTAACTGGGAAGTATTAAAGGAAGCTCTGGAAACTTTATCCGAACAGCCTGGCTGTGACTTCGGTATGCATGTAATTCCTTACTGCCACCAGCGCGGTGATAAGATTATGGCTTACAACTACCAGGGTTACTGGAAGGACGTAGGAACACTTTCCGCATATTGGGAAGCGAACATGGAATTAATCGATATTATCCCAGAATTTAACCTTTACGAAGAGTTCTGGAGAATATATACAAAGACAGACGTTATTCCACCACAGTATTTCTCAGCAGACTCTAAGGTAAATGCCTGCATCGTCGGAGACGGAACAGAAGTTTACGGTGAGATTTCCAACTCTGTAATCGGAGCTGGTGTTGTCATTGAGGAAGGTGCTGTAGTTACGAACTCTATTATTATGAATAATACCGTGATTAAGAAGGGTGCTAAGATTGAGAAGTCTATCATTGCAGAGAGCGTAGAAGTCGGAGAGAACGCAGAGCTTGGTGTATTTGAAGAAGCAGAGAACAAGTATAAACCTAAGGTTTATAGTGGCGGCTTAGTTACTATAGGTGAAGGTTCTGTTATCCCGGCCAACGTTAAGATCGGTAAGAATGTCGCAATCGTAGGAAAGACAACAGCAGAAGATTATCCAGACGGAATTCTGGCAAGCGGCGAATCCATTATCAGATAG
- the murC gene encoding UDP-N-acetylmuramate--L-alanine ligase → MYTIDFQKPIHVHFIGIGGISMSGLAEILLNRHFTVTGSDMQASDMTKHLEETGAKVVIGQKAKNITDDIDLVVYTAAIHESNEEFAAAKNKGIPMMTRAALLGQIMANFAKSIAVAGTHGKTTTTSMLTHILLQADTDPTVSVGGMLDRIGGNIRVGHSDLFLTEACEYTNSFLEFYPLYSIILNVEEDHMDFFKDIEDIKNSFHKFASQTAKDGLIIINGDMDHTDFILNGLSQKHVTFGLNPDNDYTAADITFDKEGNASYNLIAHGQEKGRIALKVKGRHNVMNSLAAIACTEAIGLPFDTIRKGLLSFGGTHRRFEYKGSLGDVTVIDDYAHHPTEIRATLSAAKDYPHDELWVIFQPHTYTRTKAFLPEFAKALEQADHVILADIYAAREVDTGEVSSRDVMKLLQEDGQDVHYFPSFEEIKDFVKAHVKGHDLLITMGAGNVVEIGEELLAEK, encoded by the coding sequence ATGTATACAATTGATTTTCAAAAGCCGATTCATGTTCATTTTATCGGTATCGGCGGTATCAGCATGAGTGGTCTTGCTGAAATTTTATTAAACAGACATTTTACAGTTACTGGTTCTGATATGCAGGCATCTGATATGACAAAGCATCTTGAAGAGACAGGTGCAAAGGTTGTGATTGGACAGAAAGCAAAGAATATTACCGATGATATCGATCTTGTTGTTTATACTGCTGCCATTCACGAATCTAACGAAGAATTTGCTGCTGCAAAGAATAAAGGAATCCCTATGATGACCCGCGCAGCTCTCCTTGGACAGATCATGGCAAACTTTGCGAAGTCTATCGCCGTTGCCGGAACACATGGAAAGACAACAACAACTTCTATGCTTACTCACATTCTTCTTCAGGCAGATACCGATCCTACGGTCAGTGTCGGAGGTATGTTAGACCGTATCGGTGGAAATATTCGTGTCGGCCATTCTGACCTCTTCCTTACGGAAGCATGTGAATATACGAACAGTTTCCTTGAATTTTATCCATTATATTCTATTATCTTAAATGTAGAAGAAGACCATATGGATTTCTTTAAGGATATTGAAGATATTAAGAATTCTTTCCATAAGTTCGCTTCTCAGACTGCAAAAGACGGACTTATCATTATTAACGGAGATATGGACCACACAGACTTCATCTTAAACGGTCTTAGCCAGAAGCACGTTACTTTTGGTTTAAACCCTGACAATGATTACACTGCAGCAGATATTACATTTGATAAAGAGGGAAATGCTTCTTATAACCTTATCGCACATGGACAGGAAAAGGGCCGTATCGCTTTAAAAGTAAAAGGCCGCCACAATGTTATGAACTCTTTAGCTGCCATCGCATGTACAGAAGCAATCGGTCTTCCTTTCGATACGATCCGCAAAGGTCTTTTATCCTTTGGCGGCACACACCGTCGTTTTGAATACAAAGGTTCTCTTGGCGATGTAACTGTAATTGACGATTATGCACATCATCCAACAGAAATCCGCGCTACTTTATCTGCTGCAAAGGATTATCCGCATGATGAACTCTGGGTTATCTTCCAGCCTCATACATACACCCGTACAAAGGCGTTTCTCCCTGAGTTTGCAAAGGCTTTAGAGCAGGCAGATCATGTGATTTTAGCTGATATTTATGCCGCAAGAGAAGTAGATACCGGAGAAGTTTCTTCTAGAGATGTTATGAAGCTTTTACAGGAAGATGGACAGGACGTACATTATTTCCCAAGCTTCGAAGAAATCAAAGATTTCGTAAAGGCTCACGTAAAAGGACATGACCTCCTGATTACGATGGGCGCAGGAAATGTCGTAGAAATCGGAGAGGAACTTCTGGCTGAAAAATAA
- a CDS encoding DnaD domain protein → MSDKITLLYNVQNEVTVLPNKFIDEYMIKADGEYVKIYLLILRLQGMGLPVDVDHLADHLELTRKDVLRALSYWEKAGLLQASEPSVPEKTASAASTGTQKGASSQQGTLSPTITSVPEKTTLSPTDVENSMKDTDLERTIYMAETYIGRPFSTSELNSFCYINDQLHFSSDLMEYLIEYCVSRGKKSVRYIESVAINWYQQGITSVQEAKEQSTLYSQNVFPIMKAFGISNRDPGSAELDYIKKWNSLGLGTDIIIEACSRTLLATHQASFPYANKILEDWKRLGVRSTSDIKHLDDKHRSSNAASPTSASSAGYAQGQPRKGMTGTAARKNTSNTSANQFHNFEQRTYDYSDLESRLLDKTRR, encoded by the coding sequence ATGAGCGATAAGATTACTTTACTTTACAATGTACAGAATGAAGTTACTGTTCTGCCAAACAAATTTATTGATGAATATATGATAAAAGCGGATGGAGAATATGTTAAGATTTATCTTCTGATTCTTCGTCTGCAGGGTATGGGGCTTCCCGTAGATGTGGATCATCTTGCGGATCATCTGGAACTGACACGAAAAGATGTTTTGCGTGCACTTTCCTACTGGGAAAAAGCTGGTCTTTTACAGGCTTCCGAGCCTTCTGTGCCGGAGAAGACAGCTTCTGCGGCTTCTACAGGGACACAAAAAGGGGCTTCTTCACAACAAGGAACTCTTTCACCAACGATTACTTCTGTACCGGAGAAGACTACATTAAGTCCTACGGATGTGGAGAATTCTATGAAGGATACCGATCTTGAACGTACGATTTATATGGCAGAAACTTATATTGGTCGTCCATTTTCCACATCAGAGCTGAATAGCTTCTGCTACATTAACGACCAGCTTCACTTTTCTTCTGATCTGATGGAGTATCTGATCGAATACTGTGTCTCCCGCGGAAAGAAGAGTGTCCGTTATATCGAAAGTGTAGCGATCAACTGGTATCAGCAGGGCATCACAAGTGTTCAGGAAGCAAAGGAGCAAAGTACATTATATTCACAGAATGTTTTTCCTATTATGAAGGCATTCGGCATTTCGAATCGTGATCCGGGCTCAGCGGAGCTTGACTACATAAAGAAGTGGAATTCTCTTGGTCTTGGCACCGATATTATTATTGAGGCTTGCAGCCGGACCCTGCTTGCCACACACCAGGCAAGTTTTCCATATGCTAATAAGATCTTAGAAGACTGGAAGCGTCTTGGTGTTAGAAGCACTTCAGATATTAAGCATCTAGATGATAAACACCGTTCTTCGAATGCGGCCTCTCCTACCTCGGCTTCTTCTGCTGGATATGCGCAGGGACAGCCACGTAAAGGAATGACCGGCACTGCTGCCAGGAAGAATACATCCAATACATCGGCAAATCAGTTCCATAATTTTGAGCAAAGAACTTATGATTACAGCGATTTAGAATCTCGTCTTCTTGATAAGACCAGGAGGTAA
- a CDS encoding ATP-binding protein, producing the protein MGISTRQYQDIMNEYDAVRRRNYMAEQERKERIYALIPEIRRIDEEIAHVSVAKAKEMLLKKISNADAKKSLQSTIYDLSMEKVNLLAIHDYPADYLDPIYDCPECKDTGYIGDKKCHCFQQKIREILYRQSNIEDSAGNECFSAFRTDYYSSQRSGRERLSPRENIENVLSVSRSFIECFDSRPGQNLFIYGNAGVGKTFLSNCIAGELLSRGKGVIYLTAYQFFDQLADYTFRRGTNNAQTLPAFLHCDLLIIDDLGTELNNSFINSQLFLCINERILNKKSTIISTNLSLEQINRSYTERVFSRIIQSYTLLHIYGEDIRIKKAFSSLDE; encoded by the coding sequence ATGGGTATTTCCACCAGACAATATCAGGATATTATGAATGAATATGATGCAGTACGCCGCCGTAATTATATGGCGGAACAGGAACGTAAAGAACGAATCTATGCTCTTATTCCGGAGATTCGCCGTATTGATGAGGAGATTGCTCATGTTTCTGTCGCAAAAGCAAAGGAGATGCTTCTGAAAAAGATATCGAATGCGGATGCTAAGAAGTCGCTGCAGAGTACCATTTACGATCTTTCCATGGAAAAGGTCAACCTGCTGGCGATTCATGATTATCCGGCAGATTATCTTGATCCGATCTATGACTGCCCAGAATGTAAGGATACCGGCTATATCGGAGATAAAAAGTGTCATTGTTTCCAGCAGAAGATTCGCGAGATTCTTTACAGACAATCTAATATTGAAGATTCTGCCGGTAACGAATGTTTTTCCGCTTTCCGCACAGATTACTATTCTTCGCAGCGAAGCGGAAGAGAACGACTTTCTCCTCGCGAGAATATTGAAAATGTTTTATCGGTAAGCCGTTCTTTTATCGAATGTTTTGATTCCCGTCCCGGACAGAATCTTTTTATTTATGGGAATGCCGGTGTCGGAAAGACATTTCTTTCGAACTGTATTGCCGGAGAGCTGCTGAGTCGTGGAAAAGGAGTTATTTATCTGACTGCCTATCAGTTTTTTGACCAGCTTGCCGACTATACATTTCGCCGCGGGACAAATAATGCGCAGACCCTTCCCGCCTTTTTACACTGTGATCTTCTTATAATTGATGATCTCGGTACAGAGCTGAATAATTCTTTTATTAATTCTCAGCTTTTTTTATGTATTAATGAGAGAATTCTCAATAAAAAATCTACTATTATAAGTACAAATCTTTCTTTAGAACAGATTAACCGTTCTTACACAGAAAGAGTTTTTTCAAGAATCATACAGTCCTACACCCTTTTACATATTTACGGAGAAGACATTCGCATTAAAAAGGCTTTCTCCTCCCTTGACGAATAA